A genomic window from Caldicellulosiruptor kronotskyensis 2002 includes:
- a CDS encoding aspartate carbamoyltransferase catalytic subunit → MKHLLGLRELSKEDIIKILNLAKDMKTILKSETKKTPHLQGYSVVTLFYENSTRTRTSFELAAKFMSANTTSISVQTSSVQKGESLLDTVKTLEALKTDVLIVRHSVSGVPHFIAKNCSFSVINAGDGMNEHPTQALLDMFTIRERLGTIERLKIAIIGDILHSRVARSNIWGLSKFDNQITVFGPQTLIPPYIENFAYVASSLEEAVSGKDVVIDLRIQLERQKRGFITSKQEYYKFYGLNEDIMRYISGSTLIMHPGPVNRGVEISSEVMQLPNSTIDEQVTNGIAVRMAVLYLCTRKEGIYR, encoded by the coding sequence TTGAAACATTTGCTTGGGCTAAGAGAGCTTTCAAAAGAGGATATAATAAAAATACTGAATCTTGCAAAAGATATGAAGACAATTCTAAAGAGCGAAACAAAAAAGACTCCTCATCTGCAGGGGTATTCGGTTGTAACTCTGTTTTATGAAAATAGTACCAGAACACGAACATCGTTTGAGCTTGCAGCAAAGTTTATGAGTGCAAATACAACATCAATCTCGGTGCAAACCAGCAGTGTGCAGAAAGGGGAATCTTTGCTTGACACTGTAAAAACTTTGGAAGCTCTGAAAACAGATGTTCTCATTGTTAGACATTCAGTTTCTGGCGTGCCGCATTTTATTGCTAAAAACTGCTCATTTTCGGTCATAAACGCAGGTGATGGAATGAACGAGCATCCAACTCAGGCACTGCTTGATATGTTCACAATAAGAGAAAGGCTTGGAACAATTGAGAGGTTGAAGATAGCAATCATTGGTGATATTCTTCACAGCAGGGTTGCAAGAAGCAACATATGGGGACTTTCTAAGTTTGACAACCAAATCACAGTGTTTGGGCCACAAACTCTTATTCCGCCTTATATTGAAAACTTTGCTTATGTTGCATCTTCTTTAGAAGAGGCAGTCTCAGGAAAAGATGTTGTAATAGATTTGAGGATTCAACTTGAAAGACAAAAACGAGGCTTTATAACCTCAAAACAAGAATATTACAAGTTTTATGGATTAAACGAAGATATAATGAGGTATATTTCAGGCAGCACCCTGATTATGCATCCTGGTCCTGTCAACAGGGGGGTTGAAATTTCTTCAGAGGTGATGCAGCTGCCAAATTCAACAATTGATGAGCAGGTCACAAACGGTATTGCCGTTAGAATGGCAGTTTTATACCTTTGCACGCGCAAGGAGGGAATTTATAGGTGA
- the uraA gene encoding uracil permease, translating into MNRVVQVEEKLPFLKTLPLSLQHLFAMVGATILVPILVGLSPTVALFTSGVGTIIYILVTKNKVPAYLGSSFAYINPIITVSASLGGKEYALAGCIASGVVYLIVAFLVYLFGTNWIDKILPPVVVGPVVMIIGLSLARAAAVKSAGLFKEVVKDGQILEVAVNVLKSPVCWVSIFTLLVAVFGSVYFKGFFKVIPVLIGLVSGYLFAYVLDLIGMNTNLLNSFYPNGKYIPFLNYEVIKNAKWIGLPQFTFPKFSLSAILSIAPIAIVTITEHIGHLLVTNNVVGRDFTKNPGLHRSLAGDGLATIAAGFLGGPPNTTYGENIGVMAITKVYSTWVILWAAILAILLSFVQKLGALIQVIPSSVIGGISILLFGVIASSGLRMMIESKVDLSQTRNLVIASVVLIIGVGGTRLKFFNIEFEGMALATFVGIILNLLLPESKELKIAKTKEALEPNN; encoded by the coding sequence ATGAACAGAGTTGTTCAGGTTGAAGAAAAGCTTCCATTTTTGAAAACATTGCCTTTGAGTCTTCAACATCTTTTTGCAATGGTTGGCGCAACAATCTTGGTTCCTATTCTGGTAGGACTTAGCCCAACTGTGGCTCTCTTTACAAGTGGTGTGGGGACCATAATATATATTCTTGTAACAAAAAATAAAGTTCCAGCTTATCTTGGTTCGTCTTTTGCATATATAAATCCTATTATCACAGTTTCTGCCTCGCTTGGAGGAAAAGAATATGCTCTTGCTGGATGCATTGCATCAGGTGTTGTATATCTGATTGTAGCATTTCTTGTTTACCTATTTGGGACAAACTGGATTGACAAGATTTTGCCACCGGTAGTTGTTGGTCCTGTTGTAATGATTATTGGACTTTCTCTTGCAAGAGCTGCTGCTGTGAAATCAGCAGGACTTTTCAAAGAGGTTGTAAAAGATGGTCAGATTTTGGAAGTTGCTGTAAATGTCCTAAAAAGTCCTGTTTGCTGGGTTTCTATATTTACATTACTTGTTGCCGTATTTGGCTCTGTTTACTTTAAAGGATTTTTTAAAGTCATACCTGTTTTAATTGGACTTGTGAGTGGATATCTTTTTGCATATGTACTTGACTTGATTGGTATGAATACAAATCTTCTAAATTCGTTCTATCCAAATGGCAAGTATATTCCATTTTTAAATTATGAAGTTATCAAGAATGCAAAGTGGATAGGGCTTCCTCAGTTTACATTTCCTAAATTTTCACTCTCTGCTATTTTATCAATTGCTCCAATTGCCATAGTTACAATAACAGAACATATAGGACATCTTCTTGTGACAAATAATGTTGTGGGAAGAGATTTTACAAAAAATCCAGGACTTCACAGGTCATTAGCAGGAGATGGACTTGCAACAATTGCTGCAGGTTTTCTTGGAGGTCCTCCTAATACAACATATGGTGAAAATATTGGCGTTATGGCAATAACAAAGGTGTACAGTACATGGGTAATCTTATGGGCAGCAATCCTGGCAATTTTGCTTTCATTTGTCCAAAAGCTTGGTGCTCTTATTCAGGTAATTCCTTCATCTGTAATTGGAGGAATCAGCATCCTGCTGTTTGGTGTTATTGCTTCATCTGGTTTGAGAATGATGATTGAAAGCAAGGTGGACTTGTCTCAAACACGCAACCTTGTAATTGCTTCTGTGGTTTTAATAATTGGTGTTGGTGGAACAAGACTCAAATTTTTCAACATTGAATTTGAAGGAATGGCTCTTGCTACATTTGTAGGAATAATTTTAAATCTTCTTTTACCAGAGTCAAAAGAACTTAAAATAGCAAAGACAAAAGAAGCTTTAGAACCAAATAATTAA
- the pyrR gene encoding bifunctional pyr operon transcriptional regulator/uracil phosphoribosyltransferase PyrR produces the protein MEKLKEIMDANQMRRALVRISHEILEKNKGVENLCLVGIQRRGVTLAKRIQENIEKIEGIKLPLGILDITFYRDDLSLLSEHPTVNSTRIDFDINNKKIVLVDDVLFTGRTVRAAIEALMDMGRPKMIQLAVLIDRGHRELPIRADYVGKNVPTSRKEIVHVLVDEFDNDNRVIIEQLDREI, from the coding sequence TTGGAAAAATTAAAAGAAATTATGGATGCAAATCAAATGCGAAGGGCTTTAGTCAGGATTTCTCACGAGATACTTGAAAAAAACAAGGGTGTTGAAAATCTTTGCCTTGTTGGGATTCAGCGAAGAGGTGTAACTCTGGCAAAAAGAATACAGGAAAACATAGAAAAGATAGAAGGGATAAAACTTCCTTTAGGTATTTTGGACATCACATTTTACAGGGACGATTTGAGTTTGCTTTCTGAGCATCCTACGGTTAACTCCACAAGGATTGATTTTGATATAAACAACAAGAAGATAGTTTTAGTAGACGATGTTCTTTTTACAGGTAGAACAGTAAGAGCAGCAATTGAAGCTTTGATGGACATGGGAAGACCAAAGATGATTCAGCTTGCAGTGTTGATTGACAGAGGACACAGAGAACTTCCAATTAGGGCTGACTATGTAGGAAAAAATGTTCCAACTTCAAGAAAAGAAATTGTTCATGTTCTTGTTGATGAGTTTGACAACGACAACAGAGTAATAATTGAACAGCTTGATAGGGAAATATAA
- a CDS encoding RluA family pseudouridine synthase → MTVEGFDGRLDRYLSEALSKTRSFVQKIIEEGNVWVNQIQVLKPAYKVKSGDIIKVVIPEPKQLSLVAQEIDIEVLYEDEHLAVINKPRGMVVHPGAGNFENTLVNALLHKFSGRLSSINGVIRPGIVHRLDKDTSGLLVVAKTDEAHIKLSEALKSHQIKRIYYAICEGVLKEDSGVINAPIGRHPVNRLKMAVVPNGKEAVTYFEVLERFDKYTFIKLRLKTGRTHQIRVHISYIGYPLLGDGIYGRAKNEFGVEGQVLHAGEIEFVHPITSEVLHFSAELPEYFLKILNILRSKKQ, encoded by the coding sequence TTGACAGTAGAAGGTTTTGACGGCCGACTGGATAGGTATCTTTCTGAGGCTCTTTCTAAAACCCGCAGTTTTGTTCAAAAGATAATAGAAGAAGGAAATGTATGGGTAAATCAAATTCAAGTTTTAAAACCTGCATATAAAGTCAAGAGTGGAGATATAATCAAAGTTGTTATTCCAGAGCCTAAACAACTATCTCTTGTTGCCCAAGAAATAGATATTGAGGTTTTATATGAAGATGAACACTTAGCAGTGATAAATAAACCGCGGGGGATGGTTGTACATCCCGGTGCAGGCAATTTTGAAAATACTCTTGTAAATGCACTTTTGCACAAGTTCAGTGGGAGACTTAGCAGTATAAACGGGGTTATAAGACCCGGGATTGTCCACAGGCTTGACAAAGACACATCGGGACTTTTAGTTGTTGCTAAAACAGATGAAGCACATATTAAACTTTCTGAAGCTTTAAAATCTCATCAAATAAAGAGGATATACTATGCTATATGTGAAGGTGTGTTAAAAGAAGACAGTGGCGTAATAAATGCACCGATTGGGAGGCATCCTGTAAATAGGCTTAAAATGGCTGTTGTTCCCAATGGGAAAGAAGCAGTTACTTACTTTGAGGTTTTAGAAAGGTTTGACAAATACACTTTTATAAAATTAAGATTGAAGACAGGAAGGACTCACCAGATAAGAGTTCATATATCATATATAGGTTATCCTTTGCTTGGAGACGGAATTTACGGAAGAGCAAAAAATGAATTTGGAGTTGAGGGGCAGGTTCTTCATGCAGGTGAAATTGAGTTTGTTCACCCTATAACTTCAGAAGTTCTGCACTTTTCAGCCGAGTTACCTGAATACTTTCTTAAGATTTTAAACATACTGAGAAGTAAAAAACAATAA
- the lspA gene encoding signal peptidase II, translated as MVYWIIIMLTFVLDQITKARAENVFVGSSINLLGGILSLTYVQNRGGAFSILEGKRRFFIVVSIVLILFLCYMIFKSTNNLYKLSFSLIVGGAMGNLFDRIAKGYVVDFIDIKVIPVFNLADFFITCGVLLLIFLILKEGGEEIFLKKKP; from the coding sequence ATGGTTTACTGGATTATAATTATGTTAACTTTTGTGTTAGACCAGATAACAAAGGCAAGAGCTGAAAATGTTTTTGTAGGAAGTTCTATTAATTTACTGGGTGGAATTTTATCGCTCACTTATGTACAAAACAGAGGCGGGGCTTTTTCAATCTTAGAGGGAAAAAGAAGATTTTTTATAGTGGTTTCTATTGTCCTCATTTTGTTTTTATGTTATATGATTTTCAAGTCCACAAACAACCTTTACAAGCTTTCTTTTTCGCTGATAGTAGGGGGAGCGATGGGAAACCTTTTTGATAGGATTGCTAAGGGTTATGTGGTAGATTTTATAGACATAAAAGTTATACCCGTTTTTAATCTTGCAGACTTTTTTATAACCTGTGGCGTGCTTCTTTTGATATTTTTGATACTAAAAGAAGGAGGCGAAGAGATATTTCTGAAGAAAAAACCTTGA
- a CDS encoding VWA domain-containing protein: MRYLKKFISLLVVFLFTINFFSPYFVKSDNLSLSDASVFQTSQNFSQIQNPRELLQIQIKKISTLPELFYDLKPSPEEKVKKISIYLTKAINYFDSDTTITNSDFFDCIEKAVRQLEFYQKHSNFKKHYDSTLEEIKLNLIAVTRKVTENLKIVCENNQGIFTQKQKKELLKAIEEFNKGVEFEGKKNNEQAIHFYRKAWEQLNELNITILKLQDKDNDKCPDFLEEKFGLKTNKLDTDGDNLSDFFEILKLFNFTDGKSIDTDKDGIPDWQEDPDEDKLTNIDEQKYNTDPLLPDTDNDGLDDYFEIFTFKSSPLKFDTDEDGLSDKSEYLLGTNPNNPDCDADGLLDGLEEYKQTFKDDQTGTKVEIVAEGDISSFVEINNLKDEEVFSEIYGIVSTPVDIEVYAPFKEATVFIPIDTSKIPNQDFQNVKMFYLDEDLMTFVPLDEQGVDPVNKVVWAKTNHFTTFVLFYIPTWKAIWEVPINKGEREINQQINYIDLVFVLDSSGSMSWNDPNGYRKIAAKSFVDALIQGDRAAVVDFDDFGYLLQPLTTDFQAVKNAIDRIDSWGGTNIAEGIRIANQQLISLSSEDRIKVIILLTDGEGYYDNNLTTEAKNNGITIYTIGLGTSVDENLLRDIATQTGGMYFPVSSASQLPQVFKRITEIVTEPIDTDEDGVPDSVEISGARTGLGTIVYSDPSNSDTDGDGILDGLEIGPLVCAANGYYYKTTSDPKKWDSDNDGLSDAEEDELGTKINLADTDKDGLTDGNEISMGYSPLHKNYDGDSYPDKQEFEKGLDPYLYDKTWYEHIKDILAGATCGDAGEILVRHGLLAERTLKSFGYLIGQITSGFIPFSDIRDAVASLAKLDFAGVLTNLIGFIPGVGDCADIARTLTKFISFGDECISIVARFIVHKFDEWQNVFGNFLLSPVFALLCKGQDNFDVAKKVVNGDYDKPLKAVSEFAQHNNFDEIASIIKNSKVKFSITQDIKLENANSIIARAKEYVSKAGLKSANALAERIAVEAAYEYYTKLGYKCIYKAKHGVKGPDLIFVTNTQPREYLIVEAKGALENSKYPTVGESRLFSNVYNPKTRTKERLAQLSFDWLSTNSERYLYKVEEGMREQLDKDAAKIEFEEFKKFIEKKEPIEQHCFMLRRIKRLDGMADLANI, encoded by the coding sequence ATGAGGTATTTAAAGAAATTTATTTCTTTGTTGGTTGTATTCTTATTTACTATCAACTTTTTTTCCCCTTACTTTGTCAAATCAGATAATTTATCATTGAGTGATGCATCAGTATTTCAAACCTCACAAAACTTTTCTCAAATCCAAAATCCCCGTGAACTTTTACAAATTCAAATTAAAAAAATTTCTACTCTCCCTGAATTATTTTATGACTTAAAACCATCCCCTGAGGAAAAAGTCAAAAAGATATCAATTTATTTAACAAAAGCCATAAATTACTTTGATAGCGACACGACAATTACTAATTCAGACTTTTTTGATTGCATTGAGAAGGCTGTAAGGCAGCTTGAATTTTATCAAAAGCACAGTAATTTTAAAAAACATTATGATTCAACTTTAGAAGAAATTAAACTAAATCTAATTGCAGTAACAAGAAAAGTTACAGAAAATCTAAAAATAGTTTGTGAAAATAATCAAGGTATATTTACCCAAAAACAAAAGAAAGAACTTTTAAAAGCAATTGAAGAGTTTAATAAAGGTGTTGAATTTGAAGGCAAAAAGAACAATGAACAAGCTATTCATTTTTATCGAAAAGCATGGGAACAGTTAAATGAACTTAATATTACTATTTTAAAGCTTCAGGACAAAGATAATGATAAATGTCCAGATTTTTTAGAAGAAAAGTTCGGTCTTAAAACAAATAAATTAGACACCGATGGAGACAATCTTTCTGATTTTTTTGAAATATTAAAACTTTTTAACTTTACAGATGGAAAATCAATTGATACTGATAAAGATGGTATACCAGACTGGCAAGAAGATCCTGATGAAGACAAGTTAACTAATATAGATGAACAAAAATACAATACTGACCCGCTTTTGCCAGACACAGATAACGATGGTTTAGATGACTATTTTGAAATATTTACATTTAAAAGTTCTCCTTTGAAATTTGACACAGATGAAGATGGACTGAGCGACAAAAGTGAATACTTATTAGGAACTAATCCTAATAATCCTGATTGTGATGCTGATGGTTTACTTGACGGACTTGAGGAATATAAGCAAACCTTTAAAGACGATCAGACTGGAACAAAAGTAGAAATTGTTGCAGAAGGGGACATTTCATCCTTTGTTGAAATAAACAATCTAAAAGACGAAGAAGTATTTTCTGAAATTTACGGAATAGTTTCAACACCAGTTGATATTGAAGTATATGCACCTTTCAAAGAAGCGACAGTATTTATACCAATTGATACAAGCAAAATCCCAAATCAAGATTTTCAAAATGTAAAAATGTTTTATCTTGATGAAGATTTGATGACTTTTGTTCCACTTGACGAACAAGGTGTTGATCCTGTAAACAAAGTGGTATGGGCAAAAACAAACCATTTTACAACATTTGTATTATTTTATATACCAACATGGAAAGCAATTTGGGAGGTTCCAATAAATAAAGGCGAAAGAGAAATAAATCAACAAATCAATTATATAGACCTTGTATTCGTGTTAGATTCATCTGGCAGCATGAGCTGGAATGATCCAAACGGGTATAGAAAAATTGCTGCAAAATCATTTGTTGATGCCTTGATACAAGGGGATAGAGCAGCTGTTGTCGATTTCGATGATTTTGGTTATTTACTACAGCCTTTAACGACTGATTTTCAAGCCGTAAAAAATGCAATTGACAGGATTGATAGCTGGGGAGGAACAAACATTGCAGAAGGCATTAGAATTGCAAACCAGCAATTAATTTCTCTTAGTTCTGAGGATAGAATAAAAGTAATTATACTTTTAACAGATGGTGAAGGATATTACGACAATAATCTCACAACTGAAGCAAAAAACAATGGTATAACAATATATACTATAGGTTTAGGAACCAGCGTTGACGAAAATCTTTTGAGAGATATAGCAACCCAAACAGGAGGCATGTATTTTCCTGTATCTTCTGCTTCTCAACTACCACAGGTGTTCAAGCGAATAACTGAAATAGTTACAGAACCAATTGATACAGACGAAGATGGTGTTCCAGATTCTGTTGAAATTTCAGGTGCACGAACAGGTCTTGGAACAATTGTATATTCTGATCCATCAAATTCTGATACAGATGGAGATGGAATTTTAGACGGCTTAGAAATTGGACCATTGGTTTGTGCAGCAAACGGGTATTATTACAAAACAACAAGTGATCCGAAAAAATGGGACAGCGATAATGACGGACTTTCTGATGCGGAAGAAGATGAACTGGGAACAAAGATAAATCTTGCAGATACCGATAAAGATGGTTTGACTGATGGAAATGAAATTAGCATGGGGTATTCACCCCTTCATAAAAATTATGATGGTGATTCATATCCTGACAAACAAGAATTCGAAAAAGGACTTGATCCTTATCTTTATGATAAAACTTGGTATGAACATATCAAAGACATCTTAGCTGGTGCAACTTGCGGCGATGCAGGTGAGATTTTAGTTCGACATGGACTTTTAGCTGAAAGAACTCTAAAATCATTCGGATATTTAATTGGTCAAATAACTTCTGGATTTATACCATTTTCAGATATAAGAGATGCTGTAGCAAGTTTGGCAAAATTAGATTTTGCAGGAGTATTAACAAATTTAATTGGCTTTATACCTGGTGTGGGAGACTGTGCTGATATTGCAAGAACACTTACAAAATTTATTAGCTTTGGTGATGAATGTATAAGCATTGTAGCAAGGTTTATTGTTCATAAGTTTGATGAATGGCAAAATGTCTTTGGAAATTTCCTGTTATCTCCTGTGTTTGCTCTTTTATGCAAAGGACAAGACAATTTTGATGTTGCAAAAAAAGTCGTAAATGGGGATTATGATAAACCTTTGAAGGCTGTCTCTGAATTTGCTCAGCACAATAATTTTGATGAAATTGCATCAATTATAAAAAATAGCAAAGTCAAATTTTCTATAACTCAAGATATAAAATTGGAAAATGCTAATAGTATCATAGCAAGAGCAAAAGAATATGTAAGTAAAGCAGGACTAAAAAGTGCAAATGCTTTAGCTGAAAGAATTGCTGTTGAAGCTGCATATGAATATTATACTAAGTTAGGCTATAAATGTATATACAAAGCAAAACACGGTGTTAAAGGACCAGATTTAATTTTTGTTACAAATACACAGCCAAGAGAATATCTAATAGTAGAAGCGAAAGGTGCTTTGGAAAACTCAAAATATCCGACAGTAGGAGAAAGCAGGCTGTTTAGCAATGTTTATAATCCCAAAACAAGAACAAAAGAAAGATTAGCCCAGCTATCTTTTGATTGGCTTTCAACAAATTCTGAAAGATACTTATATAAAGTAGAAGAAGGCATGAGAGAACAGCTTGATAAAGATGCTGCTAAAATAGAATTTGAAGAGTTTAAAAAATTCATAGAAAAAAAGGAACCTATAGAGCAGCACTGTTTTATGCTTCGCAGAATCAAAAGATTAGATGGGATGGCGGATTTGGCAAATATTTGA
- a CDS encoding TraR/DksA C4-type zinc finger protein produces MQPAEIEMLKKLLLEKKSEVEEYLKNTKKNQIANFSSLYSNEVSNYDNHPADIASDLFEAEKNMSLKADMKRKLELIEKALSKIEKGNFGYCMSCKKEIPIERLLAIPYTEFCIECQKDMENQENYQTDQRPIEEKVLGKPFNDKFPNQGEEEHDGTDMWNLIRIHSTSNTPQDEMVSDGKNYYKNVNDIDDSVEEIDKISKDNF; encoded by the coding sequence TTGCAGCCAGCTGAAATTGAAATGCTGAAAAAATTGCTTTTAGAGAAAAAATCTGAAGTAGAAGAGTATTTAAAAAATACTAAAAAAAATCAGATTGCAAACTTTAGCTCACTCTATTCAAATGAGGTGTCAAACTATGACAATCATCCAGCTGACATTGCATCAGACCTATTTGAAGCGGAAAAGAACATGAGCTTGAAAGCTGACATGAAAAGAAAACTTGAGCTGATTGAAAAAGCGCTCTCCAAAATTGAAAAGGGAAACTTTGGCTACTGTATGTCCTGCAAAAAAGAGATTCCTATAGAAAGGCTTTTGGCAATCCCTTATACAGAATTTTGTATAGAGTGCCAGAAAGATATGGAAAATCAGGAAAATTATCAAACAGACCAAAGACCAATCGAAGAAAAGGTGCTGGGCAAACCTTTCAATGACAAGTTTCCAAATCAAGGGGAAGAAGAACATGATGGCACAGATATGTGGAATTTAATTAGAATTCATTCAACAAGCAATACTCCTCAAGATGAAATGGTATCTGATGGAAAAAATTATTACAAGAATGTAAATGATATTGATGATAGTGTTGAAGAAATAGATAAAATTTCTAAAGATAATTTTTAA
- a CDS encoding DUF5665 domain-containing protein, producing MSRDEFEEKLNDFILKLERMNFSYYIEYLKNPKKIIFTNFLSGAARGFGTAFGFSILGALLLYVLNAIVKYNLPVIGRYIAEILKFVKFYMH from the coding sequence ATGTCAAGAGACGAATTTGAAGAAAAGTTAAATGATTTTATCTTAAAACTTGAAAGGATGAATTTTAGCTACTATATAGAATATTTGAAAAACCCAAAGAAGATAATTTTTACAAACTTCTTATCGGGTGCTGCACGGGGATTTGGAACAGCTTTTGGCTTTTCTATTTTGGGTGCTCTTCTTTTATATGTACTTAACGCTATCGTAAAATATAACCTTCCTGTAATTGGCCGATATATTGCTGAAATATTGAAATTTGTAAAGTTTTATATGCATTAA
- a CDS encoding S-methyl-5'-thioadenosine phosphorylase, producing MENRADIGVFGGSGFYSLEDNVEEIELETPYGKPSDKISLVEIAGKKVAFLPRHGKKHQYPPHLIPYRANIWAMKMLGVKKIIGPTASGSLKPEIKPGDFVVCDQFVDRTWGRKDTFFEGPEVRHISAAKPYCEYLRKIGIESAKELGITVHEKGTVVVIQGPRFSTTAESRWFSSMGWDVINMTQYPEVILAKELGICYVNISLITDYDAGLEGRDDIKPVTEEEVYRVFRENNDKVKKLIYRMIEKIDVDYVCEE from the coding sequence ATGGAAAACAGAGCTGATATAGGGGTCTTTGGCGGTTCTGGTTTTTACTCTTTAGAAGATAATGTTGAAGAGATAGAACTTGAAACACCATACGGAAAACCAAGCGACAAAATCTCTTTGGTTGAGATTGCAGGCAAAAAAGTAGCTTTTCTGCCCCGTCATGGCAAAAAACATCAATATCCTCCTCACTTGATTCCGTACAGAGCAAACATTTGGGCAATGAAGATGCTTGGAGTCAAAAAGATAATTGGACCAACAGCGTCAGGAAGCTTAAAGCCTGAGATAAAACCTGGTGACTTTGTTGTGTGTGACCAGTTTGTTGACAGGACATGGGGAAGGAAAGACACATTCTTTGAAGGACCTGAAGTAAGGCACATATCTGCCGCAAAGCCATACTGTGAATATTTGAGAAAAATTGGAATTGAGTCTGCAAAAGAGCTTGGAATTACTGTGCATGAAAAGGGGACAGTTGTTGTAATACAAGGTCCGAGATTTTCCACAACTGCTGAGAGCAGATGGTTTTCAAGCATGGGCTGGGATGTTATTAACATGACACAGTATCCAGAAGTAATTCTTGCAAAAGAGCTTGGTATCTGTTATGTGAATATATCCCTTATTACAGACTATGACGCAGGACTTGAAGGAAGAGATGATATAAAGCCTGTGACAGAAGAAGAAGTTTACAGAGTCTTTAGAGAAAATAATGACAAAGTAAAAAAGCTTATATACAGAATGATTGAAAAGATTGATGTAGATTATGTTTGCGAGGAGTAA
- the mtnA gene encoding S-methyl-5-thioribose-1-phosphate isomerase — MKHFEFENDKLIVLDQRKLPFEKEYFVCSTYQDVYVAIKDMIIRGAPLIGIVAAYGVVLGFKEIIEKDMESTKIYEVINILASSRPTAVNLFWALERMKKIFEEAKNLSQSQIYSLLLQEARKIEDEDKSINKKIGEHGNTLIKEGANILTHCNAGALATGGYGTALGVIREAHFTGKNIHVYVDETRPYLQGARLTAFELSEDGIPNTVICDNMAGYLMKLGKIDCVIVGADRIALNGDTANKIGTYSLSVLAKHHGIPFYIAAPVSTIDFNIKSGSEIPIEERSEDEIRFFNDKKIVPDGSKVFNPAFDVTPAENITAIITEKGVIFPPFEENISKLKEK; from the coding sequence ATGAAACACTTTGAGTTTGAAAATGATAAGCTAATTGTGCTTGACCAGAGAAAGCTGCCATTTGAAAAAGAGTATTTTGTTTGTAGCACATATCAGGATGTATATGTAGCAATAAAGGATATGATTATAAGAGGAGCACCGCTTATTGGAATTGTTGCTGCATATGGAGTTGTATTGGGTTTTAAGGAGATAATTGAAAAGGATATGGAGTCCACTAAAATTTATGAGGTCATAAACATTCTTGCAAGCTCAAGACCCACTGCTGTGAACCTTTTCTGGGCACTTGAGAGGATGAAAAAGATTTTTGAAGAGGCAAAAAATCTTTCTCAAAGCCAAATTTATAGTTTGCTGCTACAAGAGGCAAGGAAAATAGAAGATGAAGACAAAAGTATCAATAAAAAGATTGGTGAACATGGAAATACACTTATAAAAGAGGGTGCAAATATCCTTACTCACTGTAATGCAGGGGCTTTAGCAACAGGCGGGTATGGAACTGCACTTGGTGTTATCCGTGAAGCTCATTTTACCGGCAAGAATATTCATGTTTATGTAGATGAGACCAGGCCGTATCTTCAGGGGGCAAGGCTCACAGCTTTTGAACTTTCTGAAGATGGTATTCCCAATACAGTTATTTGTGACAACATGGCAGGTTATCTTATGAAGCTTGGAAAAATTGATTGTGTTATAGTAGGGGCTGACAGAATCGCTTTAAATGGAGATACAGCAAACAAGATTGGAACTTACTCTCTTTCTGTTTTGGCAAAGCACCATGGCATTCCTTTTTACATAGCAGCACCAGTATCAACCATTGATTTTAATATAAAATCAGGCTCAGAAATTCCTATTGAAGAGAGAAGCGAAGATGAAATAAGATTTTTCAATGATAAAAAGATTGTTCCGGATGGATCGAAGGTTTTTAATCCTGCATTTGATGTAACACCGGCTGAGAACATTACTGCTATAATTACAGAAAAAGGTGTTATTTTCCCACCGTTTGAGGAGAATATTTCAAAACTTAAAGAAAAGTAG